In a genomic window of Anoxybacter fermentans:
- a CDS encoding DUF5700 domain-containing putative Zn-dependent protease, with protein sequence MRVNYSYIEEFFKILSGQAAIKDIQHNTAFKIISAHANKFENDFSLHKLEKVINKKSEEIFGFKDFFKNRGAILNLINLMKKKEGKWLKEVQESIRCLFPKTEFKDITIYPVIGYDIGIGINKAVCINVNTEIFLNNFKELISTTIHETAHVMYEKYHGPIRGLNEIGSFYSMKEFLDYYIHYEGTGVFAAEEFRIKNRLPNSGTPIQEDYLLSSNKDMIFKLLNEYRSLVDDLKHNKVHSIYEFLERGFGRSRLTHRLGFAIFDAINRKYGIEEIQKAIALPSEKFMKKYLSILELERA encoded by the coding sequence ATGAGAGTTAATTATTCATACATAGAAGAATTCTTTAAAATATTGAGTGGTCAAGCTGCTATTAAAGACATTCAGCATAATACTGCGTTTAAGATAATTTCTGCTCATGCAAATAAGTTCGAGAATGATTTTAGTCTACATAAGTTAGAGAAAGTAATCAATAAAAAGAGTGAAGAAATATTTGGTTTTAAGGATTTTTTCAAAAACAGAGGTGCGATACTTAATCTTATTAATTTAATGAAAAAGAAAGAAGGGAAATGGTTAAAAGAAGTTCAAGAGAGTATTAGATGTTTGTTTCCCAAAACAGAGTTTAAAGATATAACTATTTATCCTGTGATTGGCTATGATATCGGGATTGGAATAAACAAGGCTGTTTGTATTAACGTGAATACTGAAATATTCCTAAATAACTTTAAAGAATTAATTTCTACTACTATTCATGAAACAGCTCATGTTATGTATGAAAAATATCACGGGCCAATAAGAGGGCTTAACGAGATTGGCTCATTTTATAGTATGAAGGAATTTTTAGATTACTACATACATTATGAAGGAACTGGAGTTTTTGCTGCTGAAGAATTTAGGATAAAGAATAGACTTCCTAATAGTGGCACCCCAATACAAGAAGACTATCTTTTATCGAGTAATAAGGATATGATATTTAAGTTGCTTAATGAATATAGATCTTTAGTTGATGATTTAAAACATAATAAAGTACATAGTATTTATGAGTTTTTAGAAAGAGGATTTGGAAGATCAAGACTTACACATCGACTAGGTTTTGCTATATTTGATGCAATTAATAGGAAATATGGCATAGAGGAGATACAAAAAGCGATAGCATTACCGAGTGAAAAGTTTATGAAAAAATATTTGAGCATTCTTGAGCTGGAAAGGGCCTGA